A portion of the Bacillota bacterium genome contains these proteins:
- a CDS encoding BREX system ATP-binding domain-containing protein, translating to MSELTQAVARRIIDTVGAHGVPPEYGFQFFSVGFEPYLAIIEDEYLSSFIPQGGSAFKLVIGMYGGGKTHLLYSIRDVAWKHNFVVSYVTLSPGESPFHRLDLVYGAIARGILPPLTPEELLSGFEYGMASFLRGWYAMKFQECRSKGLSGEALYSELEADVERLSGVESLSFLRAIKASLRALAQRREDDFENICQWLTGESYDRKTHSRHGILQRIDRSTAFTMIRSLVQCLRQMGYNGLVVLLDEAERVPSLSTRQRDQHLSNLREVIDACGHTSFQGAMIFYAVPDDNFLEGRTQIYEALKQRLDTVFGGLNPAGVRINLESVVSDPVEFLVSIGQKLAEVYRVAYGCQFRDEHLAATITNVAGFAADQRYADEGYKRLFVKTIVRALHHLRQKGVPPSVDDLR from the coding sequence ATGAGCGAACTCACCCAGGCCGTTGCCCGCCGCATCATCGACACGGTGGGGGCCCACGGCGTCCCGCCCGAATACGGCTTCCAGTTCTTCAGCGTGGGCTTTGAGCCGTACCTGGCAATAATCGAGGACGAATACCTCTCTTCGTTTATCCCCCAAGGGGGCTCGGCCTTCAAGTTGGTCATCGGTATGTATGGTGGGGGAAAAACGCACCTCTTGTACTCAATCCGTGATGTTGCCTGGAAGCATAACTTCGTGGTTTCCTACGTCACCCTGAGCCCGGGCGAGAGCCCCTTTCACCGCCTGGATCTGGTTTATGGTGCCATAGCTCGCGGCATACTCCCGCCGCTAACCCCCGAGGAGCTCCTCAGCGGATTCGAGTATGGCATGGCGAGCTTTCTGCGCGGTTGGTACGCCATGAAGTTCCAGGAATGCCGCAGTAAAGGCTTGAGCGGTGAAGCTTTGTACTCGGAACTGGAGGCGGACGTGGAACGCCTCAGCGGGGTGGAAAGTTTGAGTTTCCTCAGGGCGATAAAGGCATCTCTCCGTGCGCTTGCCCAGAGGCGCGAGGACGACTTCGAGAACATATGTCAATGGTTGACTGGTGAGTCCTATGACCGTAAGACACACTCACGGCACGGCATTCTCCAGCGGATCGACAGGAGCACAGCGTTCACCATGATCCGCTCTCTCGTCCAGTGTCTCAGGCAAATGGGGTACAACGGTCTTGTTGTGTTGCTCGACGAAGCAGAACGAGTGCCCAGCCTTTCGACGCGACAGCGAGACCAGCACCTCAGCAATCTGAGGGAGGTCATCGACGCCTGCGGTCACACGTCTTTTCAGGGAGCCATGATTTTTTATGCGGTGCCAGATGACAATTTCCTAGAGGGACGGACCCAGATATACGAGGCTCTCAAACAGAGGCTTGACACTGTTTTCGGTGGGCTGAATCCAGCGGGAGTACGGATTAACTTGGAGAGCGTTGTTTCCGACCCAGTGGAGTTCCTGGTGTCCATCGGCCAGAAGCTGGCTGAAGTATACCGGGTTGCCTATGGGTGCCAGTTCCGCGACGAGCATTTGGCTGCCACCATCACCAATGTCGCCGGCTTCGCAGCTGATCAGCGTTATGCAGACGAGGGCTATAAGCGGTTGTTTGTGAAGACTATTGTGAGAGCTCTCCATCATCTTAGGCAAAAGGGTGTTCCGCCTTCCGTCGACGACTTGAGGTAG
- a CDS encoding BREX system ATP-binding domain-containing protein codes for MLRTRHRGFESLVEFADGRKRWVRVDELSDVPPLMLPARVSASPREPDDESFRHRRMIEAFRLGVVPYDLVDEFTFGRDSETRVLRDWLGDGQHQVCFLVGAYGVGKSHLVQYVRGRALREGFAVAAVDMDPSETPFHKPKRVYASLIQSFRYPRHGEQQPGGFREFLREVLSRGGLLDHEYFQHLARSADECLWEWIEARESTPRPVADVNYRQLPSLYDFTTAANIYCYLLSALGWAALQVMDLKGLLLLIDEAEAATQVGYGYQSKGLNFLQALMRTAANDPKMAGPPLRSGFDYCSMGYASEIPFLYRDPSGLKVVCAFTPVWLLDYLSKSATPLRLDLEPLGEQALKGLFEEICLIYDSAYGFLEKDPIVDLIYRRVKDRGGRTRMFVKAAVEALDLMRFGQRRPVAEVLA; via the coding sequence GTGCTTCGGACCCGGCACAGGGGTTTTGAGTCACTGGTTGAGTTCGCAGATGGGCGCAAGCGCTGGGTCAGAGTGGACGAGCTGAGTGATGTGCCACCGTTGATGTTACCTGCACGGGTCAGCGCATCCCCCCGCGAGCCCGACGACGAATCCTTCAGACACCGCAGGATGATTGAGGCCTTTCGCCTCGGAGTGGTGCCATACGACCTGGTAGATGAGTTCACGTTCGGAAGGGATAGTGAGACACGGGTGCTGAGGGACTGGCTCGGCGACGGCCAACACCAAGTCTGTTTCCTGGTGGGAGCCTATGGCGTAGGGAAAAGCCATCTAGTCCAATATGTGCGCGGACGGGCCTTGCGGGAAGGGTTTGCCGTCGCTGCTGTGGACATGGATCCCTCGGAGACGCCGTTTCACAAACCCAAGCGCGTGTACGCGAGCTTGATTCAGAGCTTTCGTTATCCCCGGCATGGGGAGCAGCAGCCTGGCGGCTTTCGCGAGTTCCTCCGCGAAGTCCTGTCAAGAGGTGGTCTTCTCGACCATGAGTACTTCCAGCACCTGGCCCGCTCCGCCGACGAGTGCCTGTGGGAGTGGATTGAGGCCAGGGAAAGTACGCCGCGGCCGGTTGCGGACGTCAACTACCGGCAGCTCCCATCTCTATATGACTTTACCACTGCCGCGAACATATACTGCTATCTGTTAAGTGCTCTTGGCTGGGCGGCCCTGCAGGTAATGGATCTGAAGGGACTGCTGCTGCTTATCGATGAGGCGGAGGCGGCAACACAGGTCGGCTATGGGTACCAGTCTAAGGGCCTCAACTTCCTGCAGGCCCTGATGCGTACCGCTGCCAACGACCCGAAAATGGCGGGGCCCCCGCTCCGCTCGGGGTTTGATTATTGCAGCATGGGTTACGCTTCCGAAATCCCCTTCCTGTACCGTGATCCGAGCGGGTTGAAGGTCGTGTGTGCATTCACGCCGGTGTGGCTCCTCGACTACCTCTCTAAGTCTGCAACGCCATTAAGGCTTGACCTCGAGCCGCTCGGCGAGCAGGCACTTAAGGGTTTGTTCGAGGAGATCTGCCTCATCTATGACAGCGCTTATGGATTCCTGGAGAAGGACCCAATCGTTGACTTAATTTACCGCCGGGTCAAGGACCGTGGAGGTCGTACCAGGATGTTCGTGAA